A genomic window from Cucumis melo cultivar AY chromosome 8, USDA_Cmelo_AY_1.0, whole genome shotgun sequence includes:
- the LOC103495831 gene encoding uncharacterized protein LOC103495831: MEDRRSSPTHLEPWNCLHGKVVMVTGASSGLGREFCLDLAKAGCRVIAAARRIDRLQSLCDEINCLNVSSSSSLPRAIAVELDISADGKSIEKSVKNAWESFGFIDALVNNAGFRGTVKTCLELSEEEWDQVMGTNLKGSWLVSKYVCGHMRDSKRGGSVISISSISGIERGQLPGGLAYAASKAGINTLTKVMALELGPYNIRVNSIAPGLFKSEITEGLMQKDWLNTVAYKTTPLRTFGTSDPALTTLIRYLIDDSSRYVSGNIYIVDTGATLPGFPIFSSL; encoded by the exons ATGGAGGACCGCCGATCTTCACCTACTCATCTTGAGCCTTGGAACTGCCTTCACGGCAAAGTGGTCATGGTCACCGGAGCCTCCTCCGGCCTCGGCCGTGAGTTCTGTCTCGATCTTGCTAAAGCCGGTTGCAGAGTCATCGCCGCCGCACGCCGAATCGATAGGCTCCAATCTCTTTGCGACGAAATCAATTGCCTTAATGTCTCTTCATCTTCCTCCCTCCCTAGAGCCATAGCTGTCGAGCTCGATATTAGCGCCGATGGAAAAAGCATAGAGAAATCAGTCAAAAATGCTTGGGAGTCCTTCGGCTTCATCGATGCCTTAGTGAATAATGCAGGTTTTAGAG GTACTGTGAAGACTTGTCTAGAATTGTCTGAAGAGGAATGGGATCAAGTGATGGGAACAAATCTTAAAGGTTCTTGGTTGGTATCAAAGTATGTGTGTGGTCATATGCGTGACTCGAAACGAGGTGGTTCTGTTATCAGTATTTCTTCCATTTCTGGTATTGAAAGAGGCCAACTACCTGGTGGTCTTGCCTATGCTGCTTCAAAGGCAGGCATAAACACTTTGACAAAG GTTATGGCTCTTGAGTTAGGGCCATACAATATCAGAGTAAATTCTATAGCGCCTGGGCTTTTCAAATCTGAGATTACAGAGGGTCTCATGCAAAAAGATTGGCTAAATACTGTAGCCTACAAAACTACCCCTTTAAGGACATTTGGTACTTCAGATCCAGCATTAACAACACTCATTCGATATCTGATCGACGATTCTTCTCGATATGTCTCGGGCAACATTTACATAGTTGATACTGGAGCTACATTACCTGGTTTCCCAATTTTCTCATCTCTTTGA